Proteins encoded by one window of Lycium barbarum isolate Lr01 chromosome 11, ASM1917538v2, whole genome shotgun sequence:
- the LOC132617337 gene encoding SAC3 family protein B isoform X6: MRGNSSQSLQTFPIRLPQQRMPSIPTNYDPGRQIPVKHTDQVSKRTRSPPLSPPDGASFEKSALGLRESKRPSTSPSKLRSNGPPDSLAPQKSSKPGCSVNVEVDPSNPVNFPVPKRTKFPSIPSSDQVLQYESNHAYDDIQRETEAKAKRLARFKDDLSHNVRDDSSIHHQYQSVVDRPKFAPEDSVDSADDFSDGSLLSDYQGSESSGVIIGSCPDMCPESERAERERKGDLDQYERLDGDRKQTSKFLAVKKYTRTAEREALLIRPMPILQKTMDYLLNLLEQPYEESFLGLYNFLWDRMRAIRMDLRMQHIFNHEAINMLEQMIRLHVIAMHELCEYTRGEGFSEGFDAHLNIEQMNKTSVELFQLYDDHRKRGINVETEREFRGYYALLKLDKHPGYKVEPAELSLDLAKMTPDMRQTPEVLFARDVARACRTGNFIAFFRLARRASYLQACLMHAHFSKLRTQALASLHSGLQNSQGIPVAQVAKWLGMEEADIEGLLDYYGFSLKEFEEPYMVKEGPFVEIDNDYPVKCSKLVHKKKSRTIFEDVSAPHVVSVLEKETEPLLDKDQQQKPAALQFVEPDSSPLSIEEDMPDYETVSSPKYELKAIPITKTEFYQKIRHESPQAPPSHAVSSLPAPSSPSVFFPHISPEIQQQARVGSAENPEVQLQARVGSSGKSKNDEVAQFGATSMSIQFIDARDEQESSPVFPANYLVEDTELQHMLDEENGDEELVVTGEEAETNEPAASYYDEEVAEAKVKLIIRIWKRRSSKKREMREEKRLASKAALSSLSLGIPMWPNRTQHSTSAEFNIHRAVSKWYRTQERSWSRLNVSDVVATTLHEKNAAARCLCWKVIICCQDSIDNQNAVDQLNAKSWLLSKLMPARDEEDDTLITSPGLSVWRNWLLNQSGGDLICCLSVIKYTNFENLNETVAGASAVLFLLSEGIPWDLQKNQFHKLLMSVPPGSHLPLLIVSDLCKENVDPSTIVKELELHEVHESRLHSFSVVYLKNQPRMEQLNGFFSDEQLRGGLKWLASESPPQPVLQCVKVRELVLYHLNSLLGEMNAYDVGPNNCISAFNEALDQSMREIAAAAHANPTCWPCPEIGLLEESSHEYQAVTQHLPRLGWSLAPRIEPVVCAISDCKFPSFPDDISWLHSADVKNQILQFQSCLIKYFTEISKLMVLPLAEKEATVMLQKFVQLQFQNSRYYIVPNWVMIFRRAFNWQLMKLVKETSFSVYTLIEHDFSTSMLGAVELEDSHYHLSHPSLDEMVEAGQMLLPGCAMFDRQGRAFQPYPGMASHSEEIPTTTDAGEEIDYGKDVGHDEFVKASYNTMKDLNESQSEPLVAIKETDKLGELLERCKIKQKMIDKNLSVYF; the protein is encoded by the exons ATGCGGGGCAACTCATCCCAGTCGCTTCAAACCTTTCCAATCCGATTACCTCAGCAAAGGATGCCCTCGATTCCAACAAATTACGATCCTGGAAGACAGATTCCAGTGAAGCATACAGATCAAGTCTCAAAAAGAACGAGGTCACCACCTCTTTCACCTCCTGACGGCGCATCTTTTGAAAAATCAGCTCTTGGTCTACGTGAATCCAAAAG GCCATCTACCTCTCCTTCCAAATTGAGGTCAAATGGTCCTCCTGACTCTCTAGCTCCCCAAAAGTCCTCAAAGCCTGGATGTAGTGTCAATGTTGAAGTTGATCCAAGTAATCCAGTGAACTTTCCAGTTCCTAAGAGGACCAAGTTTCCTTCCATACCTTCATCTGATCAGGTTCTTCAATATGAATCCAATCATGCATATGATGATATTCAACG AGAAACTGAGGCCAAGGCAAAGCGCTTAGCTCGTTTCAAGGATGATCTAAGCCACAATGTGCGAGATGATTCTAGTATTCATCATCAGTATCAATCTGTTGTGGACAGACCAAAATTTGCTCCAGAAGATAGTGTAGATTCAGCTGATGATTTCTCAGATGGCAGTCTGCTCTCTGATTATCAAGGCTCAGAGTCATCCGGTGTCATAATTGGGTCATGTCCTGATATGTGTCCAG AATCAGAAAGAGCAGAACGAGAAAGGAAAGGAGATCTTGACCAATATGAACGCTTGGATGGAGACAGAAAACAAACCAGTAAATTCCTTGCTGTCAAGAAG TACACCAGGACAGCTGAGAGGGAAGCTCTGCTCATACGTCCGATGCCAATCTTACAGAAGACGATGGATTATCTTTTGAATTTGCTAGAGCAGCCGTACGAAGAAAGCTTTCTTGGCTTGTATAACTTCTTATGGGACAGGATGCGGGCAATCCGTATGGATTTGAGGATGCAACATATTTTCAACCATGAAGCTATTAATATGCTGGAGCAAATG ATAAGGCTCCATGTAATCGCCATGCATGAATTATGTGAATACACGAGAGGAGAGGGGTTTTCAGAGGGATTTGATGCACATCTCAATATTGAACAGATGAACAAAACATCAGTTGAATTATTTCAATTGTATGATGACCACCGGAAGAGAGGAATAAATGTGGAAACTGAGAGAGAATTTAGAGGTTATTATGCACTTTTAAAGCTTGATAAACATCCAGGATATAAA GTTGAACCTGCAGAGCTTTCGCTTGATTTAGCAAAGATGACACCAGATATGCGGCAAACACCAGAAGTTCTCTTTGCCCGTGATGTGGCAAG GGCCTGCAGGACCGGTAATTTTATTGCTTTCTTTCGGCTTGCAAGGAGAGCTAGCTATCTTCAAGCTTGCTTAATGCATGCTCATTTCTCAAAG TTACGGACCCAGGCCCTAGCTTCTTTACACTCTGGCCTGCAGAATAGCCAAGGAATCCCTGTTGCCCAAGTTGCCAAATGGCTTGGGATGGAG GAAGCGGACATAGAAGGCCTTCTTGACTATTATGGTTTCTCATTAAAGGAGTTTGAAGAACCATATATGGTGAAGGAAGGTCCATTTGTGGAAATTGACAATGACTATCCTGTCAAGTGCTCAAAACTTGTCCATAAGAAAAAATCAAGGACAATATTCGAGGATGTTTCAGCTCCGCATGTTGTATCAGTGTTGGAAAAAGAAACAGAACCCCTGTTAGATAAGGACCAACAGCAAAAACCTGCAGCTCTTCAATTTGTCGAGCCTGATAGTTCTCCACTGTCCATTGAGGAGGACATGCCTGATTATGAAACTGTTTCATCTCCAAAATATGAGTTAAAGGCGATTCCAATTACTAAAACAGAATTTTATCAGAAGATCAGACATGAAAGTCCACAGGCTCCTCCTAGTCATGCGGTGTCAAGTCTGCCGGCTCCTTCCAGTCCTTCGGTATTCTTTCCTCATATTTCCCCTGAGATTCAGCAGCAAGCTAGAGTTGGGAGTGCAGAAAATCCTGAAGTGCAGCTGCAAGCAAGAGTTGGGAGTTCAGGGAAATCTAAAAATGATGAAGTTGCACAATTTGGTGCAACAAGTATGTCCATTCAATTCATAGATGCCAGAGATGAGCAGGAGAGCTCTCCAGTTTTTCCAGCTAATTATCTTGTAGAAGACACAGAGTTGCAGCACATGTTGGATGAAGAGAATGGAGATGAAGAACTGGTGGTCACCGGCGAGGAAGCTGAAACTAATGAACCAGCAGCAAGTTATTATGACGAAGAAGTTGCTGAGGCAAAAGTTAAACTGATCATCAG GATATGGAAGCGACGTTCTTCAAAGAAAAGGGAGATGCGAGAGGAGAAACGGTTAGCATCTAAAGCTGCTCTGAGTTCGCTCTCTCTTGGAATTCCAATGTGGCCCAACAGAACT CAACATAGCACATCAGCCGAGTTCAACATTCATCGTGCTGTCTCAAAATGGTACCGAACTCAGGAAAGATCATGGTCAAGGCTGAATGTTTCAGATGTAGTTGCCACCACACTCCATGAAAAGAATGCAGCTGCCAGATGCCTTTGCTGGAAAGTAATTATATGTTGTCAGGATAGTATAGACAATCAAAATGCCGTGGACCAGTTGAATGCCAAGTCATGGTTGCTTTCCAAGCTCATGCCTGCCAGAGACGAAGAAGATGATACACTTATAACATCTCCAGGCCTCTCTGTTTGGAGAAATTGGCTTCTTAACCAATCAGGCGGGGACCTTATTTGTTGTTTATCAGTTATCAAGTATACTAATTTTGAGAATCTGAATGAGACAGTTGCAGGTGCAAGTGCGGTTCTCTTCCTGTTGTCAGAAGGTATCCCGTGGGATCTTCAGAAAAATCAGTTTCATAAGCTGTTAATGTCAGTACCTCCTGGTTCTCATTTACCCCTTTTGATCGTAAGTGACCTGTGCAAGGAAAATGTAGATCCTTCCACAATAGTAAAAGAACTGGAGCTACATGAAGTCCATGAATCAAGACTTCATTCCTTTAGTGTTGTTTACCTAAAAAACCAGCCGAGGATGGAACAGTTGAATGGGTTTTTCAGCGATGAGCAATTAAGAGGAGGACTAAAGTGGCTGGCAAGTGAATCACCACCACAACCAGTTCTCCAGTGTGTAAAAGTCCGAGAACTGGTTCTCTACCACTTGAATTCTTTGCTTGGTGAAATGAATGCTTATGATGTGGGTCCAAACAATTGTATCTCAGCCTTTAACGAGGCCTTGGATCAGTCAATGAGGGAAATAGCTGCTGCAGCTCATGCAAATCCTACCTGTTGGCCCTGTCCTGAAATAGGTTTGCTGGAGGAATCTAGCCATGAGTACCAAGCTGTGACCCAACACTTGCCAAGGCTGGGATGGAGCTTAGCTCCAAGAATTGAACCAGTTGTGTGTGCAATATCTGACTGCAAATTTCCATCTTTTCCAGATGATATATCTTGGTTACATAGCGCGGATGTTAAAAACCAAATATTACAATTTCAAAGTTGTCTAATAAAGTACTTCACAGAGATTAGTAAGTTGATGGTATTGCCACTTGCAGAAAAAGAGGCAACTGTTATGCTGCAGAAGTTTGTGCAGCTTCAATTCCAGAACTCACGCTACTACATTGTACCAAACTGGGTAATGATTTTCCGACGGGCATTCAATTGGCAGTTGATGAAGTTAGTTAAGGAGACATCTTTCTCTGTATATACCCTGATAGAGCATGATTTTTCCACTTCAATGCTTGGAGCTGTGGAACTTGAAGACTCTCATTACCATTTGTCACATCCATCTCTTGATGAAATGGTTGAAGCTGGACAGATGCTTCTTCCTGGATGTGCTATGTTTGACAGGCAAGGAAGAGCTTTCCAACCTTATCCAGGTATGGCTTCACATAGTGAAGAAATTCCTACAACCACTGATGCAGGCGAGGAAATAGACTATGGAAAGGATGTTGGACATGATGAATTTGTAAAAGCCAGTTATAATACAATGAAAGATTTAAATGAGAGTCAAAGTGAACCTCTGGTGGCCATTAAGGAAACTGACAAACTTGGTGAATTACTGGAGAGG
- the LOC132617337 gene encoding SAC3 family protein B isoform X1, giving the protein MAFQGFGKNTGPIGPPKAQTPFGTPCPPPSTFPPSPRPSETLPKWGYGQKYIYHDYDAQANQQSPEIVPPLASVYAESTLSASGPQVQDFRRTGPRTSFPSGADILGASRTMRGSRSDLIFSDQGRFVTQQNQPSPLFQNTSPSVPQSTRSPPLAFQSPLVPQSTRSPPLAFQNNLYIDGEHLAQRPSLPPQMRGNSSQSLQTFPIRLPQQRMPSIPTNYDPGRQIPVKHTDQVSKRTRSPPLSPPDGASFEKSALGLRESKRPSTSPSKLRSNGPPDSLAPQKSSKPGCSVNVEVDPSNPVNFPVPKRTKFPSIPSSDQVLQYESNHAYDDIQRETEAKAKRLARFKDDLSHNVRDDSSIHHQYQSVVDRPKFAPEDSVDSADDFSDGSLLSDYQGSESSGVIIGSCPDMCPESERAERERKGDLDQYERLDGDRKQTSKFLAVKKYTRTAEREALLIRPMPILQKTMDYLLNLLEQPYEESFLGLYNFLWDRMRAIRMDLRMQHIFNHEAINMLEQMIRLHVIAMHELCEYTRGEGFSEGFDAHLNIEQMNKTSVELFQLYDDHRKRGINVETEREFRGYYALLKLDKHPGYKVEPAELSLDLAKMTPDMRQTPEVLFARDVARACRTGNFIAFFRLARRASYLQACLMHAHFSKLRTQALASLHSGLQNSQGIPVAQVAKWLGMEEADIEGLLDYYGFSLKEFEEPYMVKEGPFVEIDNDYPVKCSKLVHKKKSRTIFEDVSAPHVVSVLEKETEPLLDKDQQQKPAALQFVEPDSSPLSIEEDMPDYETVSSPKYELKAIPITKTEFYQKIRHESPQAPPSHAVSSLPAPSSPSVFFPHISPEIQQQARVGSAENPEVQLQARVGSSGKSKNDEVAQFGATSMSIQFIDARDEQESSPVFPANYLVEDTELQHMLDEENGDEELVVTGEEAETNEPAASYYDEEVAEAKVKLIIRIWKRRSSKKREMREEKRLASKAALSSLSLGIPMWPNRTQHSTSAEFNIHRAVSKWYRTQERSWSRLNVSDVVATTLHEKNAAARCLCWKVIICCQDSIDNQNAVDQLNAKSWLLSKLMPARDEEDDTLITSPGLSVWRNWLLNQSGGDLICCLSVIKYTNFENLNETVAGASAVLFLLSEGIPWDLQKNQFHKLLMSVPPGSHLPLLIVSDLCKENVDPSTIVKELELHEVHESRLHSFSVVYLKNQPRMEQLNGFFSDEQLRGGLKWLASESPPQPVLQCVKVRELVLYHLNSLLGEMNAYDVGPNNCISAFNEALDQSMREIAAAAHANPTCWPCPEIGLLEESSHEYQAVTQHLPRLGWSLAPRIEPVVCAISDCKFPSFPDDISWLHSADVKNQILQFQSCLIKYFTEISKLMVLPLAEKEATVMLQKFVQLQFQNSRYYIVPNWVMIFRRAFNWQLMKLVKETSFSVYTLIEHDFSTSMLGAVELEDSHYHLSHPSLDEMVEAGQMLLPGCAMFDRQGRAFQPYPGMASHSEEIPTTTDAGEEIDYGKDVGHDEFVKASYNTMKDLNESQSEPLVAIKETDKLGELLERCKIKQKMIDKNLSVYF; this is encoded by the exons ATGGCGTTTCAGGGATTCGGGAAGAATACAGGTCCTATTGGTCCTCCAAAAGCTCAAACCCCTTTTGGGACTCCTTGTCCTCCTCCTTCTACCTTCCCTCCATCTCCCAG ACCCAGTGAGACTCTTCCTAAATGGGGCTATGGGCAAAAATACATCTACCATGATTATGATGCCCAAGCAAACCAACAGTCTCCTGAAATAGTGCCACCTTTAGCTTCAGTGTATGCTGAAAGTACCCTCTCTGCTAGTGGTCCCCAAGTTCAAGATTTCAGAAGAACTGGGCCACGTACTTCATTTCCTTCTGGTGCAGATATTTTGGGAGCCTCCAGGACCATGAGGGGAAG TCGTTCAGATTTGATATTCAGTGATCAGGGCCGATTTGTTACCCAGCAAAATCAACCATCTCCATTGTTTCAGAACACGAGTCCATCGGTTCCCCAGAGTACAAGGTCACCTCCGTTAGCTTTTCAGAGTCCATTGGTTCCCCAAAGTACAAGGTCACCTCCGTTGGCTTTTCAGAACAATCTTTACATAGATGGCGAACATTTGGCTCAGCG GCCTTCTCTGCCCCCTCAGATGCGGGGCAACTCATCCCAGTCGCTTCAAACCTTTCCAATCCGATTACCTCAGCAAAGGATGCCCTCGATTCCAACAAATTACGATCCTGGAAGACAGATTCCAGTGAAGCATACAGATCAAGTCTCAAAAAGAACGAGGTCACCACCTCTTTCACCTCCTGACGGCGCATCTTTTGAAAAATCAGCTCTTGGTCTACGTGAATCCAAAAG GCCATCTACCTCTCCTTCCAAATTGAGGTCAAATGGTCCTCCTGACTCTCTAGCTCCCCAAAAGTCCTCAAAGCCTGGATGTAGTGTCAATGTTGAAGTTGATCCAAGTAATCCAGTGAACTTTCCAGTTCCTAAGAGGACCAAGTTTCCTTCCATACCTTCATCTGATCAGGTTCTTCAATATGAATCCAATCATGCATATGATGATATTCAACG AGAAACTGAGGCCAAGGCAAAGCGCTTAGCTCGTTTCAAGGATGATCTAAGCCACAATGTGCGAGATGATTCTAGTATTCATCATCAGTATCAATCTGTTGTGGACAGACCAAAATTTGCTCCAGAAGATAGTGTAGATTCAGCTGATGATTTCTCAGATGGCAGTCTGCTCTCTGATTATCAAGGCTCAGAGTCATCCGGTGTCATAATTGGGTCATGTCCTGATATGTGTCCAG AATCAGAAAGAGCAGAACGAGAAAGGAAAGGAGATCTTGACCAATATGAACGCTTGGATGGAGACAGAAAACAAACCAGTAAATTCCTTGCTGTCAAGAAG TACACCAGGACAGCTGAGAGGGAAGCTCTGCTCATACGTCCGATGCCAATCTTACAGAAGACGATGGATTATCTTTTGAATTTGCTAGAGCAGCCGTACGAAGAAAGCTTTCTTGGCTTGTATAACTTCTTATGGGACAGGATGCGGGCAATCCGTATGGATTTGAGGATGCAACATATTTTCAACCATGAAGCTATTAATATGCTGGAGCAAATG ATAAGGCTCCATGTAATCGCCATGCATGAATTATGTGAATACACGAGAGGAGAGGGGTTTTCAGAGGGATTTGATGCACATCTCAATATTGAACAGATGAACAAAACATCAGTTGAATTATTTCAATTGTATGATGACCACCGGAAGAGAGGAATAAATGTGGAAACTGAGAGAGAATTTAGAGGTTATTATGCACTTTTAAAGCTTGATAAACATCCAGGATATAAA GTTGAACCTGCAGAGCTTTCGCTTGATTTAGCAAAGATGACACCAGATATGCGGCAAACACCAGAAGTTCTCTTTGCCCGTGATGTGGCAAG GGCCTGCAGGACCGGTAATTTTATTGCTTTCTTTCGGCTTGCAAGGAGAGCTAGCTATCTTCAAGCTTGCTTAATGCATGCTCATTTCTCAAAG TTACGGACCCAGGCCCTAGCTTCTTTACACTCTGGCCTGCAGAATAGCCAAGGAATCCCTGTTGCCCAAGTTGCCAAATGGCTTGGGATGGAG GAAGCGGACATAGAAGGCCTTCTTGACTATTATGGTTTCTCATTAAAGGAGTTTGAAGAACCATATATGGTGAAGGAAGGTCCATTTGTGGAAATTGACAATGACTATCCTGTCAAGTGCTCAAAACTTGTCCATAAGAAAAAATCAAGGACAATATTCGAGGATGTTTCAGCTCCGCATGTTGTATCAGTGTTGGAAAAAGAAACAGAACCCCTGTTAGATAAGGACCAACAGCAAAAACCTGCAGCTCTTCAATTTGTCGAGCCTGATAGTTCTCCACTGTCCATTGAGGAGGACATGCCTGATTATGAAACTGTTTCATCTCCAAAATATGAGTTAAAGGCGATTCCAATTACTAAAACAGAATTTTATCAGAAGATCAGACATGAAAGTCCACAGGCTCCTCCTAGTCATGCGGTGTCAAGTCTGCCGGCTCCTTCCAGTCCTTCGGTATTCTTTCCTCATATTTCCCCTGAGATTCAGCAGCAAGCTAGAGTTGGGAGTGCAGAAAATCCTGAAGTGCAGCTGCAAGCAAGAGTTGGGAGTTCAGGGAAATCTAAAAATGATGAAGTTGCACAATTTGGTGCAACAAGTATGTCCATTCAATTCATAGATGCCAGAGATGAGCAGGAGAGCTCTCCAGTTTTTCCAGCTAATTATCTTGTAGAAGACACAGAGTTGCAGCACATGTTGGATGAAGAGAATGGAGATGAAGAACTGGTGGTCACCGGCGAGGAAGCTGAAACTAATGAACCAGCAGCAAGTTATTATGACGAAGAAGTTGCTGAGGCAAAAGTTAAACTGATCATCAG GATATGGAAGCGACGTTCTTCAAAGAAAAGGGAGATGCGAGAGGAGAAACGGTTAGCATCTAAAGCTGCTCTGAGTTCGCTCTCTCTTGGAATTCCAATGTGGCCCAACAGAACT CAACATAGCACATCAGCCGAGTTCAACATTCATCGTGCTGTCTCAAAATGGTACCGAACTCAGGAAAGATCATGGTCAAGGCTGAATGTTTCAGATGTAGTTGCCACCACACTCCATGAAAAGAATGCAGCTGCCAGATGCCTTTGCTGGAAAGTAATTATATGTTGTCAGGATAGTATAGACAATCAAAATGCCGTGGACCAGTTGAATGCCAAGTCATGGTTGCTTTCCAAGCTCATGCCTGCCAGAGACGAAGAAGATGATACACTTATAACATCTCCAGGCCTCTCTGTTTGGAGAAATTGGCTTCTTAACCAATCAGGCGGGGACCTTATTTGTTGTTTATCAGTTATCAAGTATACTAATTTTGAGAATCTGAATGAGACAGTTGCAGGTGCAAGTGCGGTTCTCTTCCTGTTGTCAGAAGGTATCCCGTGGGATCTTCAGAAAAATCAGTTTCATAAGCTGTTAATGTCAGTACCTCCTGGTTCTCATTTACCCCTTTTGATCGTAAGTGACCTGTGCAAGGAAAATGTAGATCCTTCCACAATAGTAAAAGAACTGGAGCTACATGAAGTCCATGAATCAAGACTTCATTCCTTTAGTGTTGTTTACCTAAAAAACCAGCCGAGGATGGAACAGTTGAATGGGTTTTTCAGCGATGAGCAATTAAGAGGAGGACTAAAGTGGCTGGCAAGTGAATCACCACCACAACCAGTTCTCCAGTGTGTAAAAGTCCGAGAACTGGTTCTCTACCACTTGAATTCTTTGCTTGGTGAAATGAATGCTTATGATGTGGGTCCAAACAATTGTATCTCAGCCTTTAACGAGGCCTTGGATCAGTCAATGAGGGAAATAGCTGCTGCAGCTCATGCAAATCCTACCTGTTGGCCCTGTCCTGAAATAGGTTTGCTGGAGGAATCTAGCCATGAGTACCAAGCTGTGACCCAACACTTGCCAAGGCTGGGATGGAGCTTAGCTCCAAGAATTGAACCAGTTGTGTGTGCAATATCTGACTGCAAATTTCCATCTTTTCCAGATGATATATCTTGGTTACATAGCGCGGATGTTAAAAACCAAATATTACAATTTCAAAGTTGTCTAATAAAGTACTTCACAGAGATTAGTAAGTTGATGGTATTGCCACTTGCAGAAAAAGAGGCAACTGTTATGCTGCAGAAGTTTGTGCAGCTTCAATTCCAGAACTCACGCTACTACATTGTACCAAACTGGGTAATGATTTTCCGACGGGCATTCAATTGGCAGTTGATGAAGTTAGTTAAGGAGACATCTTTCTCTGTATATACCCTGATAGAGCATGATTTTTCCACTTCAATGCTTGGAGCTGTGGAACTTGAAGACTCTCATTACCATTTGTCACATCCATCTCTTGATGAAATGGTTGAAGCTGGACAGATGCTTCTTCCTGGATGTGCTATGTTTGACAGGCAAGGAAGAGCTTTCCAACCTTATCCAGGTATGGCTTCACATAGTGAAGAAATTCCTACAACCACTGATGCAGGCGAGGAAATAGACTATGGAAAGGATGTTGGACATGATGAATTTGTAAAAGCCAGTTATAATACAATGAAAGATTTAAATGAGAGTCAAAGTGAACCTCTGGTGGCCATTAAGGAAACTGACAAACTTGGTGAATTACTGGAGAGG